Proteins from a genomic interval of Sparus aurata chromosome 21, fSpaAur1.1, whole genome shotgun sequence:
- the LOC115573113 gene encoding zonadhesin isoform X4 — MLGGLHTDLLVTVTLLLLAQTGTRCRAENDFSFITLPEGRPNSEYVTVCYSDRQNNQICDWTRNRLTSGTGDAEVDILESAPLEMEGEACLEFWYRAPFAAEGSELRALVKSSTRLVEIWTSPALPGDSWRQVFIPLNIIEPETKVVFEAVQAVSMEQQIAFHRIGVRRGSCGQQCESNTEFWTDESTRCLCSAGQLSCSPSRCPEGQICGPQRSPSGGISTSGMCTIHSNTDCSTFDGVLFRFMAPCTYTLAKTCSPAGALPVFSVAVVNEQNGNASLPAVQQVIVEIGNLRVSLLRRQTDRVVVKGVWRKLPLKLGGGAVNIKGNPAVVTLETKFGLSVSYDNGGAVHINLPPAYSDHVCGMCGNFNHHRGDDFRRPDGTDAQDAAALAESWQTGESAVSCETILVPHECDPMEEAEYAGELYCGGLLSSTGPFADCLSILGAESYFRGCVVGMCSTHGDQEVLCATLKAYADICQEAGVALPVWRNSSFCPLQCSVNSHYNSCADGCPEVCSGQDMVGSCGSCEERCECDSGFKLSGGKCVPAEDCGCVSGGKHYERGEEWLEGECSLQCQCMADGFVACSDTECARNEVCRVEEGVKGCFPLNAATCSVYGDPHYITFDGMAYDFQGGCSYTLTTTCGDESSVQFTVIGHNMHPPLGNFTRSKLEAATLQTDDLNVTLSQSGEVHVNDVPVPLPFFSKKGSSSSIWVFTKGNYIILETTFGLRMMIEGENRLFLQVDERYKYELCGLCGTYSEQQDDDFVTPGGQNATGAFEFANSWRVQDNNECVSHPNDPRLCDYDEENDAYNECYALLGDAFRSCHKVIHPSIYLSSCVYDYCATSGDKHTLCESLESYAAACQVAGVELSDWQTGAACAHPTTTPAPIAPTPDQTMCPLNCNFEENLCGWEQLIQDTYDWTRHSGPTPSDLTGPSEDHTTGAGFYMYLEGDRVTHGDSARLMSSACQYSGPLCLQFWYHMYGSATAMALNIYLLRDNKTTKIWAMMNNQGPQWHPAYADITVAGPFQIIIEGIRGSDAQSDIAIDDISIHFGSCSGSNPGLVVGTERPLTTSEILPAQPVCSIDCSFDSNLCSWNQMVTDAFDWTWQSGSTPTLMTGPSADHTGGGHYLYIEASSVTHGDTARLISSECSDSGPQCLQFWYHMHGSADTMGLHVYLIQNKSADAVFWRRNDQGDAWQLAQVDFTTTEAYQIIFEGRRGSNEESDVALDDVKLYHGRCSDLGGVVTPPPKPDGNTTAPPSVPAPTTAAPVPPVVNATVQLPDTPQPPVANASMPPVVEATTNLMNEDNVTEVPDNRPPSHPVCSIDCSFDRNLCSWNQMVTDAFDWTWQSGSTPTPMTGPSADHTGDGHYLYIEASSVTHGDTARLISSECSDFSPQCLQFWYHMHGSADTMGLHVYLLQNKLADAVFWRRNDQGDAWQLAQVDFTATEAFQIIFEGRRGSNDQSDVAIDDVSLHRGRCADLVKPMTPAPTEFNPITTEGPEIPPVNSSTATTTTTTTAATETHQTSNPDVPTTTTQRPTTVTTTASTTTLFACDTQPSTSRPQTPTTTKPEPQTSTGPQSPTTFRPQTPTETHPQPQTTARPQPPTTFRPQPPTETQPEPQTTAGPQPPTTSRPQPPTETHPQPQTTAGPQPPTTSRPQPPTETHPQPQTTAGPQSPTETHPQPQPTAGPQPPTTSRPQPPTETHPQPQTTAGPQSPTETHPQPQPTAGPQPPTTSRPQPPTETHPQPQPTAGPQPPTSSRPQPPTETHPQPQTTAGPQPPTEIHPQPQPTAGPQPPTTSRPQPPTESQPESQTTVKPQPPATPKPNPPTAGPQPTTTIKPHTTTAGPQPTTTVTPQPSTTARPQPPTTPLPTPSCPQNSHYTTCVPACTPTCSHLNGLPHCSDNQRCEPGCVCNEGFVRKNRACVPIQQCGCVDSNGTKYDFREEWYTSHCSQKCECKERRGVGKIECDDEDECDGNAVCLQNVEGEYYCQSTGFDECTVRSDSEYRTFDRKKYDFEGEHSYVLVQTKNLPNYLHNVYIEGINTRVEDDDDDDSHQHGDSSSEEDHSRRVKDEDEDDSDEDDDDDSEEHEDHHRLQGLKIRVYNHTVEFKKKRRLVVDGRRTNAPVSPAAGLKIYEHSSRIYLKTDFGLSVEFDGHHTAEIILPRIYMRKVGGLCGNFDKDKGNDWTKPDGSRTRDVREFGESWRV, encoded by the exons CCGGATAGGTGTGAGGAGAGGCTCATGTG GACAGCAGTGTGAATCGAACACAGAGTTCTGGACGGACGAGTCCACCCGCTGCCTCTGCTCTGCTGGCCAGCTCTCCTGCTCCCCGTCTCGGTGCCCTGAGGGCCAAATCTGTGGTCCTCAAAGAAGTCCCTCCGGTGGGATTTCCACCTCGGGGATGTGCACTATTCACAGTAACACAGACTGCAGCACTTTTGATGGAGTGCTGTTCCGCTTCATGGCCCCCTGCACCTACACACTCGCTAAGACCTGCTCACCCGCTGGAGCCCTGCCCGTGTTCAGTGTGGCAGTGGTCAACGAGCAGAACGGGAACGCGTCCCTGCCAGCTGTCCAACAGGTCATTGTGGAGATCGGAAACCTGAGAGTGTCCCTGCTGAGAAGGCAGACGGACCGTGTTGTG GTTAAAGGGGTCTGGAGGAAGCTTCCACTAAAGCTCGGCGGCGGCGCCGTCAACATCAAGGGCAACCCCGCTGTTGTCACACTGGAGACCAAATTCGGCCTTTCCGTCTCATACGACAACGGCGGCGCCGTCCACATCAACCTGCCGCCCGCTTACTCTGATCACGTCTGCGGCATGTGTGGAAACTTCAACCACCACAGAGGTGATGACTTCAGAAGGCCCGATGGTACAGACGCCCAGGATGCTGCAGCTCTCGCTGAGAGCTGGCAGACCGGAGAAAGCGCTGTGTCCTGTGAGACCATTCTAGTGCCTCATGAGTGCGATCCAATGGAGGAGGCAGAGTATGCTGGCGAGCTGTACTGTGGAGGCCTCCTCTCTAGTACTGGGCCCTTCGCTGACTGCCTATCAATTCTGGGGGCAGAGAGCTACTTCAGAGGCTGTGTGGTGGGCATGTGCTCTACTCATGGTGACCAAGAGGTGCTATGCGCGACACTGAAGGCCTACGCCGATATCTGTCAGGAGGCTGGGGTTGCCCTACCCGTATGGAGGAACTCATCGTTCTGCC CACTTCAGTGTTCTGTGAACAGCCATTATAACTCGTGTGCTGATGGCTGTCCCGAGGTGTGCTCTGGCCAGGATATGGTCGGCTCCTGTGGAAGCTGTGAGGAAAGATGTGAGTGCGACTCGGGATTCAAACTTAGCGGGGGGAAGTGCGTCCCAGCCGAGGACTGTGGGTGCGTGTCTGGTGGAAAACACTATGAG agaggagaagagtggCTGGAAGGAGAGTGTTCATTGCAGTGCCAATGCATGGCTGACGGTTTTGTGGCATGTTCAGACACGGAATGCGCACGCAATGAGGTTTGTCGAGTCGAGGAAGGGGTCAAAGGCTGCTTCCCTCTCAATGCCGCCACCTGCAGCGTGTACGGTGATCCGCACTACATCACATTTGACGGGATGGCATACGATTTCCAAGGGGGGTGCAGTTACACGCTTACCACAACGTGTGGAGACGAAAGTTCAGTCCAGTTCACGGTCATCGGACACAACATGCATCCTCCCCTTGGGAACTTCACCCGGTCCAAGCTGGAAGCTGCGACCCTTCAGACTGACGATCTAAACGTCACCCTGAGTCAGAGCGGAGAGGTCCAC GTGAACGATGTCCCCGTCccgcttccttttttttccaagaaagGATCATCCAGCTCAATATGGGTATTCACGAAGGGTAACTACATTATCTTGGAGACAACCTTTGGCCTCAGAATGATGATAGAAGGGGAGAACAGGCTGTTCCTGCAGGTGGATGAGCGCTACAAGTATGAACTGTGCGGGCTGTGTGGCACCTACTCTGAACAACAGGACGATGACTTCGTAACACCAGGAGGGCAGAATGCCACCGGGGCATTTGAGTTTGCCAACAGCTGGAGGGTTCAAGACAATAATGA GTGTGTTTCTCATCCAAATGATCCCAGACTTTGTGATTATGATGAGGAGAATGACGCCTACAATGAGTGTTACGCGCTGCTAGGGGATGCCTTCAGGTCCTGCCATAAAGTCATTCACCCAAGCATATACCTGAGTAGCTGCGTGTATGACTACTGTGCCACAAGCGGTGACAAACACACCCTTTGCGAATCTCTGGAGTCCTATGCAGCAGCCTGCCAGGTCGCAGGAGTGGAGCTTTCCGATTGGCAGACAGGCGCAGCATGCG CTCATCCCACCACAACTCCAGCTCCTATCGCTCCAACACCAGATCAGACCA TGTGTCCCTTGAATTGCAACTTTGAAGAAAATCTGTGTGGGTGGGAACAGCTAATACAGGATACTTATGATTGGACAAGACATTCAGGACCAACCCCATCAGACCTAACTGGCCCAAGCGAAGACCACACCACTGGAG CTGGATTCTACATGTATCTTGAGGGAGATAGAGTAACCCATGGAGACTCAGCCCGTCTGATGAGCTCAGCGTGCCAGTATAGTGGCCCTCTCTGCCTGCAGTTCTGGTACCACATGTATGGTTCAGCCACAGCCATGGCCCTCAATATTTACTTGctcagagacaataaaactaCCAAGATCTGGGCGATGATGAACAACCAGGGACCACAATGGCATCCAGCATATGCTGACATCACTGTGGCTGGTCCATTCCAA ATCATCATTGAGGGAATTCGAGGCTCTGACGCTCAATCAGATATCGCCATAGATGACATTTCCATCCACTTCGGCTCATGCTCAG GTAGCAACCCTGGTCTGGTTGTTGGAACTGAGCGTCCTCTCACAACTTCAGAAATCCTCCCAGCACAACCGG TCTGCAGTATTGACTGTAGCTTCGACAGCAACCTTTGTAGCTGGAATCAGATGGTCACAGATGCTTTTGACTGGACATGGCAGAGTGGTTCCACCCCCACCCTGATGACTGGGCCCTCTGCTGACCACACTGGTG GTGGTCACTATCTTTATATCGAGGCCAGCAGCGTGACGCATGGAGACACAGCTCGTCTCATCAGCTCAGAGTGTTCTGACTCTGGTCCTCAGTGTCTACAGTTCTGGTACCATATGCACGGTTCAGCCGATACAATGGGACTCCATGTCTACTTGATCCAAAACAAATCAGCCGATGCTGTtttttggaggagaaatgaCCAAGGAGATGCATGGCAACTGGCTCAGGTGGACTTCACAACAACTGAAGCTTATCAG ATCATCTTTGAGGGGCGTAGAGGCTCCAACGAAGAGTCCGATGTGGCCTTAGATGACGTAAAGCTATATCATGGTCGATGCTCTG ATCTGGGTGGTGTTGTGACTCCTCCTCCTAAAcctgatggaaacacaacagctCCTCCAAGTGTCCCTGCGCCCACCACTGCAGCTCCAGTGCCCCCTGTGGTCAATGCTACTGTTCAGCTTCCTGATACACCTCAGCCCCCTGTTGCAAATGCCAGCATGCCTCCCGTGGTTGAAGCAACAACCAACCTAATGAATGAGGACAATGTAACTGAGGTTCCAGATAACAGACCACCATCACATCCAG TCTGCAGTATCGACTGTAGCTTCGACAGAAACCTTTGTAGCTGGAATCAGATGGTCACAGATGCTTTTGACTGGACATGGCAGAGCGGTTCCACCCCAACCCCAATGACTGGGCCCTCTGCTGACCACACTGGTG ATGGTCACTATCTTTACATCGAGGCCAGCAGTGTGACACATGGAGACACGGCTCGTCTCATCAGCTCTGAGTGTTCTGACTTTAGTCCTCAGTGTCTGCAGTTCTGGTACCATATGCACGGTTCAGCCGATACAATGGGCCTCCATGTCTACCTGCTCCAAAACAAATTAGCCGATGCTGTtttttggaggagaaatgaCCAGGGAGATGCATGGCAACTGGCTCAGGTGGACTTCACAGCAACTGAGGCTTTCCAG ATCATTTTTGAGGGGCGAAGAGGTTCCAACGATCAGTCTGATGTGGCTATAGATGATGTATCGCTTCATCGTGGCCGCTGTGCAG ACCTGGTAAAACCAATGACTCCAGCTCCAACCGAATTCAATCCAATTACAACAGAAGGTCCAGAAATTCCTCCAGTGAACAGCTCAACTGCTACAACAACTACCACCACAACAGCAGCAACTGAAACCCACCAAACTTCAAATCCCGAtgtcccaacaacaacaacgcagCGACCAACAACCGTTACAACAACTGCCTCAACCACAACCTTATTTGCTTGTGATACACAACCCTCTACATCTAGACCACAAACTCCAACCACAACTAAACCAGAGCCACAAACATCAACTGGACCACAATCTCCAACTACATTTAGGCCACAAACTCCAACTGAAACTCATCCACAGCCACAGACAACAGCTAGACCACAACCTCCAACTACATTTAGACCACAACCTCCAACTGAAACCCAACCAGAGCCACAAACAACAGCTGGACCACAACCTCCAACTACATCTAGACCACAACCTCCAACAGAAACTCATccacaaccacaaacaacagCTGGACCACAACCTCCAACTACATCTAGACCACAACCTCCAACTGAAACTCACCCGCAGCCACAAACAACAGCTGGACCACAATCTCCAACTGAAACTCACCCGCAGCCACAACCAACAGCTGGACCACAACCTCCAACTACATCTAGACCACAACCTCCAACCGAAACTCACCCGCAGCCACAAACAACAGCTGGACCACAATCTCCAACTGAAACTCACCCGCAGCCACAACCAACAGCTGGACCACAACCTCCAACTACATCTAGACCACAACCTCCAACCGAAACTCACCCGCAGCCACAACCAACAGCTGGACCACAACCTCCAACTTCATCTAGACCACAACCTCCAACCGAAACTCACCCGCAGCCACAAACAACAGCTGGACCACAACCTCCAACTGAAATTCACCCACAGCCACAACCAACAGCTGGACCACAACCTCCAACTACATCAAGACCACAACCTCCAACTGAATCTCAACCAGAGTCACAAACAACAGTTAAACCCCAACCTCCAGCTACACCTAAACCAAATCCACCAACAGCTGGACCACAACCCACAACAACCATTAAGCCACATACGACAACAGCAGGACCCCAACCTACAACAACAGTTACTCCACAACCATCAACAACAGCCAGACCACAACCACCAACTACACCTCTGCCAA CACCCTCTTGTCCCCAGAACAGTCATTACACCACTTGTGTCCCTGCCTGCACTCCCACCTGTTCTCACCTGAATGGCCTGCCACACTGCAGTGACAATCAGCGCTGTGAGCCGGGATGTGTATGCAATGAAGGCTTTGTGCGGAAAAATAGGGCTTGTGTGCCAATCCAACAGTGTGGATGTGTTGATAGTAATGGCACCAAATATGAT TTCCGTGAAGAGTGGTACACCAGTCACTGTAGTCAGAAATGTGAGTGCAAGGAGCGCCGCGGCGTGGGGAAGATTGAATGCGATGACGAAGATGAGTGTGATGGAAATGCTgtctgtcttcaaaatgttgaggGCGAATATTACTGCCAGTCCACAG GCTTCGATGAGTGCACTGTAAGGAGTGACTCTGAGTACAGAACCTTTGATAGAAAGAAGTATGACTTTGAAGGTGAGCACTCCTATGTGCTGGTCCAGACCAAGAACTTGCCAAATTACCTTCACAATGTCTACATCGAGGGCATCAATACACGCGTCgaagatgacgacgacgacgacagTCATCAGCATGGTGACAGCAGCAGCGAAGAAGACCACAGTCGCAGAGTCAAGGACGAAGATGAAGATGatagtgatgaagatgatgacgaTGACAGTGAAGAGCACGAGGACCACCACAGATTACAAGGGCTTAAAATCAGAGTGTACAACCACACTGTGGAGTTCAAGAAGAAGCGGAGGCTGGTT GTGGATGGAAGGAGAACTAATGCTCCTGTGTCGCCAGCTGCAGGTCTAAAAATCTATGAGCATTCCTCCCGCATCTACCTGAAGACTGACTTCGGCCTCTCAGTGGAGTTTGATGGACACCACACAGCAG AGATCATTCTACCACGCATATACATGAGGAAGGTGGGGGGTTTGTGTGGAAACTTTGACAAAGACAAGGGGAATGACTGGACGaagccagatggcagcaggacCAGGGACGTTCGAGAGTTTGGAGAGAGCTGGAGAGTGTGA